One stretch of Streptomyces sp. 135 DNA includes these proteins:
- the vioD gene encoding capreomycidine synthase has product MNFDGALLEDWMRDHYHDAAIDIGSSGVLDYSLGQVRQLAGIESRDLDEIVFRDSPCLGRDDLREAIASRWGDGDAHRVMLTHGGSEAIYVALQTLLEPGDQVVALHPAYHSHVSVAESMGCEVLRWRLREEDKFRPDVEELARLVTARTKVIVVNFPHNPTGATLDLAGFRRLLEIADSVGAHLLWDGAFTDLVYDDAPLPDPGLSYPRTVSIGTFSKAFGLPGMRFGWCMADPELLRAMTNLRDRITLSLSPLLEYIALRVVQRADVFLAPRLKNAKANRRLLADWAARHEGRVDLPLPLGGVTAFPQLRPWRDTTELCRRLGETSNILLVPGRAFDHPCRVRLGFGGDRSQLSKGLDILGAEFAASLQS; this is encoded by the coding sequence ATGAATTTTGATGGGGCATTGCTCGAAGACTGGATGCGCGACCACTATCATGACGCTGCGATAGACATCGGGTCGAGTGGGGTTCTTGACTACTCGCTCGGCCAGGTGCGACAACTCGCCGGCATCGAGTCCCGTGATTTGGACGAGATCGTTTTCCGGGACAGTCCGTGCCTGGGCCGGGACGACCTGCGCGAGGCCATCGCCTCGCGCTGGGGGGACGGTGACGCGCACAGGGTGATGCTTACGCATGGCGGCAGCGAGGCTATCTACGTCGCGCTCCAGACCCTCCTTGAGCCAGGTGACCAAGTCGTAGCCCTGCACCCGGCCTACCACTCGCACGTATCCGTCGCAGAGTCCATGGGGTGCGAAGTTCTGCGCTGGCGGCTGCGCGAGGAGGACAAATTCCGGCCTGACGTGGAGGAACTCGCGAGGCTCGTCACTGCGCGCACAAAGGTTATTGTGGTCAACTTTCCGCACAACCCGACCGGCGCGACACTCGACCTTGCTGGTTTCCGTCGCCTGCTTGAGATTGCTGACAGTGTCGGCGCCCATCTCCTGTGGGACGGCGCTTTCACGGACCTGGTCTACGATGACGCACCGCTGCCGGACCCCGGACTGTCCTATCCGCGCACTGTGTCGATCGGAACCTTTTCAAAAGCTTTTGGTCTACCCGGCATGCGTTTCGGATGGTGCATGGCCGACCCGGAGCTTCTGCGGGCGATGACCAACCTGCGCGACCGCATCACCCTCAGCCTCTCTCCGCTTCTCGAGTACATAGCGCTGCGCGTCGTACAGCGTGCAGACGTCTTCCTCGCTCCCAGGCTGAAGAACGCAAAGGCCAACCGACGCCTGTTGGCCGACTGGGCCGCGCGGCACGAGGGTCGTGTCGACCTCCCGCTGCCCCTCGGCGGAGTGACGGCGTTCCCGCAACTGCGCCCCTGGCGGGACACGACCGAGCTTTGCCGTCGGCTGGGAGAGACCAGCAACATACTGCTCGTCCCCGGCCGGGCATTCGACCACCCGTGCCGCGTCCGGCTCGGTTTCGGCGGCGATCGCAGCCAACTGAGCAAAGGCCTGGACATTTTGGGCGCTGAGTTCGCCGCGAGTCTCCAATCGTGA
- a CDS encoding cytochrome P450 — MTVKVISLVDMRAGFDYDSHDPAIAVDPFPTYAKLRETCPVQWSRAWDGYWVATGHREVSSAARDALTFQTARDRADGTVQGVTIPSLGQSNRMIPLELDSPECLKYRKLISVFYSPKRVAARADEVRQLAAACIDEVIERGECDIVPALTEKLPSILTMRDLGLPEERWFDIDSLLYRALFAAPHDPSTARECAQLICLELVEALDAQRDGDKRGLLGHLATREVHGAPVPDDDIVSMMYLLLLGIHPTSSLTAIALRTLAQQPELRSRLMSDRSMIRTAVDEFLRWVSPVQSTGRIAAEDVELGGQRITRGEQVLLGWAAANRDDSVFPHPDRIDLNRDAGRHLAFGAGQHYCVGAAMVREMFTAMLEEVFDRMPDYTVADDAAIEWFPDLTPVYGIKALPIRFTPGR; from the coding sequence GTGACAGTGAAGGTGATTTCCTTGGTGGACATGCGAGCAGGGTTCGACTACGACAGCCATGACCCGGCGATAGCGGTGGATCCGTTTCCGACATATGCGAAACTCCGCGAAACCTGCCCGGTTCAGTGGAGCCGCGCCTGGGACGGCTATTGGGTCGCGACCGGCCACCGTGAGGTCTCCTCGGCGGCCCGCGATGCCCTGACCTTCCAGACCGCGCGGGACAGGGCGGACGGTACGGTGCAGGGGGTGACCATTCCCTCACTCGGGCAGAGCAACCGGATGATACCGCTGGAACTCGACTCGCCGGAGTGCCTGAAGTACCGCAAACTGATCTCCGTGTTCTATTCCCCGAAGCGGGTCGCCGCGCGCGCCGACGAAGTCCGGCAGTTGGCGGCGGCTTGTATCGACGAGGTGATCGAGCGCGGCGAGTGTGACATCGTTCCGGCGTTGACCGAGAAGCTGCCCAGCATTTTGACCATGCGGGACCTCGGACTGCCGGAGGAGCGGTGGTTCGATATCGACTCCCTGCTCTACCGGGCGCTTTTCGCCGCTCCGCACGATCCGTCGACAGCCCGCGAATGCGCGCAACTGATCTGCCTGGAGCTGGTGGAAGCACTCGACGCGCAACGGGACGGCGACAAGCGGGGGTTGCTCGGGCACCTGGCGACCCGTGAGGTCCACGGAGCACCGGTACCGGACGATGACATCGTCTCGATGATGTATTTGCTGCTGCTCGGCATCCATCCGACGTCAAGCCTGACCGCTATCGCGCTCCGTACCCTCGCCCAGCAACCCGAGCTGCGGTCCCGGCTGATGTCCGACCGCTCGATGATCCGCACCGCCGTGGACGAGTTCCTGCGGTGGGTCTCGCCCGTTCAAAGCACGGGCCGGATCGCCGCCGAGGACGTCGAACTCGGCGGGCAGCGCATCACCAGGGGCGAGCAGGTGCTGCTCGGGTGGGCCGCGGCGAACCGCGACGATTCCGTCTTCCCGCACCCGGATCGGATCGACCTGAACCGCGACGCCGGCCGCCACCTCGCTTTCGGTGCCGGCCAGCACTATTGCGTGGGCGCGGCCATGGTGCGAGAGATGTTCACGGCGATGCTGGAGGAGGTGTTCGACCGGATGCCGGACTACACCGTCGCCGATGACGCGGCG